DNA from Leptospira harrisiae:
CGCCGTTTGCCATTCTGCTGCTAAAGTAAAAAGAGGAGTGTTATCAAATCCTTCTACCACACCTGTTTGGAGCGAGGGAAGAACTTCAGGGATGGCAATCGGGATTCCACTCACACCCAATTGTTTCCAATAAGCAATATGAACTGGAGATTCTTGGATTCTGATTTTTACACCTTTAAGGTCATCTGGCGTTTTGACTGGAGCCGATTTTGTTCCAATCGAACGGTATCCATTTTCTGCCCAAGTCACAAAGATAAGTCCTTTTGCTTCAAAGAGTTTACGAAAGTCTTCTTGAAGGTGGTCATCAAGAACACAGTCTGCTTGTGCGTAAGATTCAAATAGATATGGGATTTCTAATACGTTTAGTTCTTTGACAGTGTTTGCAAGAGCCCCGGCAGTAAGACCAGCACCTTGCAATTTTCCACGGATGACCTGTTGGAGGATTTCATTTTCTCCACCCATTTGCCCACCAGGATAAATTTTAAATTTAATTTGGCCTTGCGATTCCGATTCAATTTTCTTTTTGATTTTAGAAAGTTCGTTTGCCCACGGAGATCCTTCGGGTGCAACGGTTGCTAACTTAACAGTCGTTTGAGCAAATAAACCCCCACTGATAGTGAGGGAAATACTTACGCAAACTAAATACTTTAATTGTCTTAAAAACATTTAGTTCTCCTAGTAAACTTGATTATAGTTCGTCGAGTAATTTTTTGGCTTTGCGTTGTTCTACGATTTGGTCTGCTTCGATTTCAGGAAGGGATGCAGCTTTGCCTTTTAATACAAAATCCAATTGTTTTTTGAATTTGTCTTCGTTTCCTTTGAGGCTACTTTCTGCATATAAAACTCGAACAGCAAAATAATTTGGGTGTTTCGCAATTGCTTCTTCGAAAAGTTTAGCGGCTAAT
Protein-coding regions in this window:
- the dctP gene encoding TRAP transporter substrate-binding protein DctP; this encodes MFLRQLKYLVCVSISLTISGGLFAQTTVKLATVAPEGSPWANELSKIKKKIESESQGQIKFKIYPGGQMGGENEILQQVIRGKLQGAGLTAGALANTVKELNVLEIPYLFESYAQADCVLDDHLQEDFRKLFEAKGLIFVTWAENGYRSIGTKSAPVKTPDDLKGVKIRIQESPVHIAYWKQLGVSGIPIAIPEVLPSLQTGVVEGFDNTPLFTLAAEWQTAIKYFTLTRHIYQPAAILYSKKFWDTLNDEQKKTLMGEGNKLAPGARQAVRSIEKNMIATLKKADVVVYEPSKADLAGFKSAASAVSGQVVGKIGGQSKMIFDKIQKAKAACGG